Proteins from a single region of Hypomesus transpacificus isolate Combined female chromosome 9, fHypTra1, whole genome shotgun sequence:
- the LOC124471387 gene encoding sodium-coupled neutral amino acid transporter 3-like isoform X2, with protein MECAQSEMSILPNGKGHDLGDDMCVPMKTMPEEDTFDEGDGIIAESEEFLPNGNGKKPARFTDFEGKTSFGMSVFNLGNAIMGSGILGLAYAMANTGILLFLFLLTAVAALSCYSIHLLLKSSGIVGIRAYEELGFRAFGTPGKMAAGIAITLQNIGAMSSYLYIVKSEFPLVLQTFLKEDATADLWYLNGNYLVVLVSISIILPLALMKQLGYLGYTSGFSLSCMVFFLSAVIFKKFQIPCPFEEFAGNHTAHPHLNDSAHGLGYHNGLVHEVDDAHCGPRMFTINSQTAYTIPILAFAFVCHPEVLPIYTELRNPTQKRMQHVSNISILVMYTMYFLAALFGYLTFYEKVEPELLHTYSRIDPYDTLMLCVRLAVLTAVTLTVPIVLFPVRRAIQHMLFPNKTFNWLRHVAIAVILLSTINMLVIFAPNILGIFGIIGATSAPCLIFIFPAVFYIRIVPKDREPMNSTPKIVAACFAGLGVLFMTMSLSFIIIDWTTGSSNAGGGH; from the exons ATGGAGTGCGCCCAATCAGAGATGAGCATCCTTCCCAATGGGAAAGGTCATGACCTGGGGGATGACATGTGCGTGCCGATGAAGACCATGCCTGAGGAAGATAC ATTCGACGAGGGAGATGGAATCATTGCAGAGAGTGAGGAGTTTCTGCCCAATGGAAATGGGAAGAAGCCAGCCCGCTTCACTGAC tttgAGGGTAAGACCTCTTTTGGCATGTCTGTGTTCAACCTGGGGAATGCCATCATGGGCAGTGGGATCCTGGGACTGGCCTATGCCATGGCTAATACTggcatcctcctcttcct GTTTCTTCTGACTGCTGTGGCAGCCCTGTCCTGTTACTCCATCCACCTGCTGCTGAAATCCTCTGGCATTGTGG GGATTCGAGCCTACGAGGAGCTGGGATTCAGGGCCTTCGGAACACCGGGGAAAATGGCCGCCGGTATCGCCATCACACTGCAGAACATCGGAG CCATGTCCAGCTACCTGTACATTGTCAAGTCTGAGTTTCCATTGGTCTTACAGACCTTCCTGAAGGAGGATGCTACCGCTGA TCTGTGGTACCTGAATGGTAACTACCTGGTGGTCTTGGTCTCCATCAGCATCATCCTTCCTCTTGCCCTGATGAAACAACTCG gttaCCTTGGCTACACCAGTGGTTTCTCACTCAGCTGCATGGTGTTCTTCCTCAGCGCT GTCATCTTTAAAAAGTTCCAGATCCCCTGTCCCTTTGAGGAGTTTGCGGGCAACCACACCGCTCACCCCCACCTCAACGACTCCGCCCACGGCCTCGGCTACCACAACGGCCTGGTCCACGAGGTGGACGACGCCCACTGTGGCCCGCGCATGTTCACCATCAACTCCCAG ACGGCGTACACCATCCCTATCCTGGCCTTTGCTTTCGTGTGCCACCCCGAGGTCCTGCCTATCTACACGGAGCTGCGCAA CCCCACTCAGAAGAGAATGCAGCACGTGTCCAACATCTCCATCCTGGTCATGTACACCATGTACTTTCTGGCCGCTCTGTTCGGCTACCTGACCTTCTACG AGAAGGTGGAGCCGGAGCTTCTGCACACCTACAGTAGAATCGACCCCTACGACACTCTGATGCTGTGCGTGCGCCTGGCCGTTCTCACCGCCGTCACCCTGACTGTCCCTATCGTCCTCTTCCCG GTACGCAGGGCCATCCAGCATATGCTGTTCCCCAACAAGACCTTCAACTGGCTGCGTCACGTCGCCATCGCCGTCATCCTGCTCTCCACGATCAACATGCTGGTCATTTTCGCCCCCAACATCCTGGGGATCTTCGGGATCATCG gTGCTACATCTGCCCCCTGCCTCATCTTCATCTTCCCAGCTGTCTTCTACATCCGCATCGTACCCAAGGACCGGGAACCCATGAACTCCACTCCTAAGATAGTG GCTGCTTGCTTTGCCGGCCTGGGCGTCCTCTTCATGACAATGAGTTTGAGCTTCATCATCATTGATTGGACAACAGGGAGCAGCAATGCTGGGGGTGGCCACTAG
- the LOC124471387 gene encoding sodium-coupled neutral amino acid transporter 3-like isoform X1 has protein sequence MECAQSEMSILPNGKGHDLGDDMCVPMKTMPEEDTNGTTNVRFDEGDGIIAESEEFLPNGNGKKPARFTDFEGKTSFGMSVFNLGNAIMGSGILGLAYAMANTGILLFLFLLTAVAALSCYSIHLLLKSSGIVGIRAYEELGFRAFGTPGKMAAGIAITLQNIGAMSSYLYIVKSEFPLVLQTFLKEDATADLWYLNGNYLVVLVSISIILPLALMKQLGYLGYTSGFSLSCMVFFLSAVIFKKFQIPCPFEEFAGNHTAHPHLNDSAHGLGYHNGLVHEVDDAHCGPRMFTINSQTAYTIPILAFAFVCHPEVLPIYTELRNPTQKRMQHVSNISILVMYTMYFLAALFGYLTFYEKVEPELLHTYSRIDPYDTLMLCVRLAVLTAVTLTVPIVLFPVRRAIQHMLFPNKTFNWLRHVAIAVILLSTINMLVIFAPNILGIFGIIGATSAPCLIFIFPAVFYIRIVPKDREPMNSTPKIVAACFAGLGVLFMTMSLSFIIIDWTTGSSNAGGGH, from the exons ATGGAGTGCGCCCAATCAGAGATGAGCATCCTTCCCAATGGGAAAGGTCATGACCTGGGGGATGACATGTGCGTGCCGATGAAGACCATGCCTGAGGAAGATAC AAATGGTACTACAAACGTCAG ATTCGACGAGGGAGATGGAATCATTGCAGAGAGTGAGGAGTTTCTGCCCAATGGAAATGGGAAGAAGCCAGCCCGCTTCACTGAC tttgAGGGTAAGACCTCTTTTGGCATGTCTGTGTTCAACCTGGGGAATGCCATCATGGGCAGTGGGATCCTGGGACTGGCCTATGCCATGGCTAATACTggcatcctcctcttcct GTTTCTTCTGACTGCTGTGGCAGCCCTGTCCTGTTACTCCATCCACCTGCTGCTGAAATCCTCTGGCATTGTGG GGATTCGAGCCTACGAGGAGCTGGGATTCAGGGCCTTCGGAACACCGGGGAAAATGGCCGCCGGTATCGCCATCACACTGCAGAACATCGGAG CCATGTCCAGCTACCTGTACATTGTCAAGTCTGAGTTTCCATTGGTCTTACAGACCTTCCTGAAGGAGGATGCTACCGCTGA TCTGTGGTACCTGAATGGTAACTACCTGGTGGTCTTGGTCTCCATCAGCATCATCCTTCCTCTTGCCCTGATGAAACAACTCG gttaCCTTGGCTACACCAGTGGTTTCTCACTCAGCTGCATGGTGTTCTTCCTCAGCGCT GTCATCTTTAAAAAGTTCCAGATCCCCTGTCCCTTTGAGGAGTTTGCGGGCAACCACACCGCTCACCCCCACCTCAACGACTCCGCCCACGGCCTCGGCTACCACAACGGCCTGGTCCACGAGGTGGACGACGCCCACTGTGGCCCGCGCATGTTCACCATCAACTCCCAG ACGGCGTACACCATCCCTATCCTGGCCTTTGCTTTCGTGTGCCACCCCGAGGTCCTGCCTATCTACACGGAGCTGCGCAA CCCCACTCAGAAGAGAATGCAGCACGTGTCCAACATCTCCATCCTGGTCATGTACACCATGTACTTTCTGGCCGCTCTGTTCGGCTACCTGACCTTCTACG AGAAGGTGGAGCCGGAGCTTCTGCACACCTACAGTAGAATCGACCCCTACGACACTCTGATGCTGTGCGTGCGCCTGGCCGTTCTCACCGCCGTCACCCTGACTGTCCCTATCGTCCTCTTCCCG GTACGCAGGGCCATCCAGCATATGCTGTTCCCCAACAAGACCTTCAACTGGCTGCGTCACGTCGCCATCGCCGTCATCCTGCTCTCCACGATCAACATGCTGGTCATTTTCGCCCCCAACATCCTGGGGATCTTCGGGATCATCG gTGCTACATCTGCCCCCTGCCTCATCTTCATCTTCCCAGCTGTCTTCTACATCCGCATCGTACCCAAGGACCGGGAACCCATGAACTCCACTCCTAAGATAGTG GCTGCTTGCTTTGCCGGCCTGGGCGTCCTCTTCATGACAATGAGTTTGAGCTTCATCATCATTGATTGGACAACAGGGAGCAGCAATGCTGGGGGTGGCCACTAG